A region of Manduca sexta isolate Smith_Timp_Sample1 unplaced genomic scaffold, JHU_Msex_v1.0 HiC_scaffold_3913, whole genome shotgun sequence DNA encodes the following proteins:
- the LOC115441078 gene encoding protein stunted isoform X1 has protein sequence MSAWRQVGLNYINYSNIAAKVLRRSLKPELRAEAMKRDESHVRITPWADGRPAHLKQAAAK, from the exons ATGAGCGCCTGGAGACAAGTTGGTCTTAA ttacatAAACTATTCCAACATTGCCGCTAAGGTTCTCCGACGATCTTTGAAGCCCGAATTACGCGCAGAGGCTATGAAACGAGATGAATCCCATGTTCGGATCACCCCTTGGGCTGACGGCAGGCCAGCTC atttGAAACAGGCCGCTGCCAAGTAA
- the LOC115441078 gene encoding protein stunted isoform X2, whose translation MSAWRQVGLNYINYSNIAAKVLRRSLKPELRAEAMKRDESHVRITPWADGRPAHEKE comes from the exons ATGAGCGCCTGGAGACAAGTTGGTCTTAA ttacatAAACTATTCCAACATTGCCGCTAAGGTTCTCCGACGATCTTTGAAGCCCGAATTACGCGCAGAGGCTATGAAACGAGATGAATCCCATGTTCGGATCACCCCTTGGGCTGACGGCAGGCCAGCTC atgaAAAGGAGTAA